From the genome of Populus alba chromosome 10, ASM523922v2, whole genome shotgun sequence, one region includes:
- the LOC118043369 gene encoding uncharacterized protein gives MEGLRDPSVSEGYVKWRDSATSATPRVEAKSPQDVAEPVKRKRVNIEDDSAASAMPCVEIKSSPTEEEPIKRKRVSNEEDLRRIRKYEDLNKKYMELENEKGGFEDVKAELAVKKNEIKVMRIKLDKEREKLKYLDEKLVAMEKHKDQIDANNTALNRTNILRNIGPPPRIHNTRQRARMENEGRSQPESQYQRELEGVRNDVAHLTNMLEQLLRARDGEGTSTQPNEAPAAAQIPVAPINIGANTPTKQSPARPIQIPITMDLTNEDPHDFKFSNHEGDDKWTALEERLRAIEGNDLFDPIRAAEVCLVPNIVIPKKFRVPDFVKYTGMECPKTHLRSYYNKMAEVIHDDKMLIYFFQDSLTGSALSWYMRLDNIRIRKWTDLADAFLKQYKFNLEIAPDRTSLISMEKGSQESVRAYAQRWRDQAINVQPPLIETEMVTLFANTFRAPYYEHLMGSSAQHFYDVVRIAERIEQGIRNGRITEPLEKRGFIGKKKEIEVNNLERRNKNYQIPTPRVTSINFSKPPTPNQPNQMKFPANNHNNYQRKDKQPSEEQLPPLPITLKELYAKLLSIGQIAPLPIPPMQPPFPAWYNPELTCEYHAGHAGHSIEACFAFKRKVLQLIKVGWVTFEDSLNQNSNPLPKHVDGRGGVNTIEIDSEKRALKVTMAKLYLMLVQSGHLEETTEYCTWESNFCPFHKKEGHRIDECSEFHQKVARMLALGELRIEDISDNEEVGMIEKCRIQSTVNGRSKLVLTRPSYASKVNYGAVPGGYGYTSNIEAPLPMFRAEISGLTRSGRCYTPEELERQRKVKGKEVLDLDKEFEVNKPVTEEETNEFLKLMKHSEYSIVDQLKKTPAKISIMSLILSSEPHRNALQKVLNEAYVPQDIEQKTMEHLVGRIHAANYLYFTEDELDAEGTGHNKPLYVTVRCKDCLVGKVLIDNGSALNVLPRHVLDEMPIDPSHMQPSVITARAYDGSSRPVVGSIDVELAVGPQVFLVTLQVMDIHPSYSMLLGRPWIHSAGAVTSSLHQCLKYIANGVLVTVKAEETISMVRNVAVPFIEAEDCRDGNLHAFEIVNTEWVPENTVLRKPEISEATKMAAKIFLKNKIPFPYDMEQRRPEWKGIIKLKAAEQRFGLGYKPKKEDYKRAAGARREKRMARMEGRKPVEENLVIPPIRISFPKAAYVIQPDGGHGDLFQKFSSINTLEENQVKDIVEKIESERRIEELPQLTIHTLEEVTVKTFVRKLAEGEKNSESGSSTTNTCIYIENEWPKFKEYIEDFVLHWLKDYVDVFAWSYEDMPGLNTDIVVHRIPLIEGCKPIKQKLRRTHPEATNQIRMAPEDREKTTFVTPWEPFATKSCHLVLKNAGATYQRAMVTLLKRSERVLRKLNYIARFISHLTATCDPIFRLLRKKNPGIWNEECDKAFEKIKQYLLNPPLLVPPVPERPLILYLTVTETAMGCVLGQQDETGRKERAIYYLSKKFTEYESRYTVIEKLWLRTSMGYKELRQYIVYDKGESRRKGVLLLDHLADHAMEDYEPLNFDFPDEDVFAIRGREIRLVGYVL, from the exons ATGGAAGGGTTaagagatccaagtgtgagcgaaggatatgtaaaatggagagaCTCAGCCACTTCAGCCACCCCTCGCGTAGAAGCTAAATCTCCTCAAGATGTAGCGGAGCCTGTTAAGAGAAAAAGGGTGAACATTGAAGATGattcagctgcttcagccatgccttgtgTAGAAATCAAATCTTCTCCAACTGAAGAGGAGCCTATCAAGAGAAAGAGAGTTAGTAATGAAGAAGacttgagaag GATTAGAAAGTAtgaggatttgaataagaaatatatggagTTGGAAAACGAAAAgggaggattcgaggatgtTAAAGCAGAGTTAGCAGTCaagaagaatgagataaaagtCATGAGGATAAAGCTTGATAAAGAACGAGAAAAGTTGAAGTATTTAGATGAAAAGCTAGTAGCAATGGAGAAGCACAAAGATCAAATCGACGCGAACAACACTGCTTTAAACAGAaccaacat attaagaaacataggtccccctccTAGAATCCACAACACTCGACAAAgagcaagaatggaaaacgaaggaaGGTCACAACCAGAATCTCAGTATCAAAGAGAACTCGAAGGAGTTCGGAATGATGTGGCGCACTTAACAAATATGTTAGAGCAATTATTAAGAGCCAGAGATGGAGAGGGAACATCTACTCAACCTAATGAAGCACCAGCAGCAGCTCAAATCCCTGTCGCACCTATAAACATAGGGGCTAATACACCAACTAAGCAGAGTCCTGCTCGGCCCATCCAAATCCCTATTACAATGGATTTAACAAATGAAGATCCACATGACTTTAAATTCTCTAATCATGAAGGAGACGATAAGTGGACTGCCCTAGAAGAGAGGCTAAGGGCAATTGAAGGAAATGATTTGTTTGACCCAATTAGGGCCGCTGAGGTATGTTTAGTACCTAATATCGTTATCCCAAAGAAGTTTAGAGTGCCGGATTTTGTTAAGTATACTGGGATGGAATGCCCGAAGACCCATCTCCGCTCCTACTATAACAAGATGGCAGAGGTTATCCATGACGACAAAATGTTAATTTACTTCTTCCAGGATAGCCTGACCGGATCGGCCCTCAGTTGGTATATGAGGTTAGACAATATTAGGATCAGGAAATGGACAGACTTGGCAGACGCTTTCCTGaagcaatacaagtttaatCTAGAGATTGCTCCTGATAGGACCAGTCTGATCAGCATGGAGAAAGGAAGTCAAGAGTCTGTGAGGGCTTATGCTCAAAGGTGGCGAGACCAAGCTATCAATGTGCAACCTCCGCTGATAGAGACAGAAATGGTGACTTTGTTTGCCAATACTTTCAGGGCTCCATACTATGAACACCTTATGGGTAGTTCAgcacaacatttctatgatgtcgTGCGGATCGccgagaggattgaacaagggaTCCGAAATGGAAGAATTACAGAACCTCTAGAGAAGAGAGGTTTCAttggaaagaagaaggaaattgAGGTAAACAACctagaaagaagaaacaaaaactatcaaataccTACCCCCCGAGTCACTAGTATTAACTTTTCCAAACCTCCCACTCCAAACCAGCCCAATCAAATGAAATTCCCTGCAAATAACCACAACAATTACCAAAGAAAAGATAAGCAACCGTCagaagaacaactacctcctcTTCCCATAACTTTAAAAGAGTTGTATGCCAAGTTGTTGAGTATTGGGCAGATAGCTCCCCTACCCATACCACCTATGCAGCCACCTTTCCCTGCCTGGTACAACCCCGAGTTgacttgtgaataccatgctggtcACGCAGGCCATAGCATTGAGGCttgctttgcttttaaaagaaaGGTATTGCAATTGATCAAAGTGGGATGGGTCACTTTTGAGGATTCGCTTAATCAGAATTCAAACCCTTTACCTAAACATGTTGATGGTAGGGGAGGAGTGAATACCATAGAGATTGATAGCGAAAAGAGGGCGTTGAAAGTGACCATGGCCAAGCTATACTTGATGTTGGTGCAGTCTGGACATTTGGAAGAAACGACTGAGTACTGCACATGGGAAAGTAACTTTTGCCCTTTCCATAAAAAGGAAGGGCATCGCATTGATGAATGCAGtgaatttcatcaaaaagtTGCAAGAATGCTGGCTCTAGGAGAGTTGAGGATTGAGGACATAAGTGACAATGAAGAGGTAGGGATGATAGAGAAATGTAGAATCCAATCAACAGTTAATGGTCGCTCAAAACTGGTATTAACTAGGCCCTCCTATGCAAGCAAAGTAAACTATGGAGCGGTGCCTGGAGGTTATGGTTATACCTCGAATATTGAAGCTCCTTTGCCAATGTTTCGAGCGGAGATAAGTGGGCTAACTCGGAGTGGTCGTTGTTACACACCTGAAGAGCTAGAAAGACAAAGAAAGGTTAAAGGCAAGGAGGTACTGGACCTCGATAAAGAGTTTGAGGTGAATAAACCTGTGACCGAGGAAGAAACAAACGAGTTCTTGAAACTAATGAAGCATAGTGAGTACAGTATAGTGGATCAATTGAAGAAGACCCCTGCTAAGATCTCCATCATGTCTTTAATACTCAGCTCGGAGCCACATCGTAATGCTTTgcaaaaagtattgaatgaGGCCTATGTGCCCCAAGATATTGAGCAAAAGACTATGGAGCATCTAGTAGGGAGAATCCATGCTGCCAATTACTTGTATTTCACGGAAGATGAACTCGATGCTGAAGGAACTGGACATAATAAGCCCTTGTATGTCACGGTCCGATGCAAGGATTGCCTCGTCGGCAAGGTTCTCATTGATAACGGCTCGGCCCTGAATGTGTTACCAAGGCATGTGCTGGATGAAATGCCAATAGATCCCTCACATATGCAACCCAGTGTGATAACGGcaagagcatatgatggctcatCAAGGCCAGTTGTAGGGTCAATTGATGTTGAACTAGCTGTGGGTCCACAAGTCTTTCTAGTAACCCTTCAAgtgatggatatccacccttctTATAGCATGCTGTTAGGAAGGCCATGGATACATTCTGCGGGAGCTGTCACCTCTTCGCTACATCAATGTTTAAAATACATTGCCAACGGTGTCCTGGTTACTGTTAAGGCTGAGGAGACTATATCGATGGTAAGAAATGTGGCGGTTCCATTCAttgaagcagaagattgtaGGGACGGAAACCTTCATGCATTTGAGATTGTGAATACCGAGTGGGTGCCCGAGAACACTGTGTTGAGGAAGCCAGAAATCTCTGAAGCCACTAAAATGGCCGctaaaatctttttgaaaaacaagattcctTTCCCATACGATATGGAGCAAAGAAGGCCTGAATGGAAGggtataatcaaattaaaagctGCAGAACAGAGGTTTGGGCTTGGATATAAGCCCAAGAAAGAGGATTATAAACGAGCTGCTGGtgcaagaagggagaagagaatgGCTAGGATGGAAGGAAGGAAGCCTGTAGAAGAAAACTTAGTCATCCCTCCAATCAGGATTTCATTTCCAAAGGCCGCATATGTGATACAACCTGATGGGGGACATGGAGACCTCTTTCAAAAGTTTTCTTCAATAAACACTCTGGAGGAAAATCAAGTCAAGGACATTGTTGAGAAAATCGAGTCTGAAAGGAGGATTGAAGAGCTACCACAATTGACCATCCACACTTTGGAAGAAGTCACTGTTAAGACTTTTGTCCGGAAGCTAGCCGAAGGGGagaa gaaCTCTGAAAGCGGATCCTCCACAACAAACACCTGCATTTAcattgagaatgaatggccaaaatttaaagaatacata GAAGATTTTGTATTGCACTGGCTCAAAGATTATGtggatgtctttgcttggtcataCGAGGATATGCCTGGTCTGAATACGGACATTGTAGTGCATAGGATACCACTGATAGAAGGATGCAAGCCGATTAAGCAGAAGTTAAGGAGAACTCATCCGGAG GCTACAAATCAGATAAGAATGGCGCCAGAGGATAGGGAGAAGACGACCTTTGTAACACCATgggaaccttttgctacaaagtcatgccatttggttttAAAGAATGCCGGGGCCACTTACCAAAGGgctatggtgacttt ACTGAAAAGGAGTGAGAGGGTTCTTAGGAAGTTGAATTACATCGCTCGGTTTATATCCCATTTAACCGcgacttgtgacccgatctttcgATTGTTGAGGAAGAAGAACCCTggaatatggaatgaagagtgtgataaagcttttgagaaaatcaaaCAGTACTTGCTAAATCCACCTCTGCTTGTTCCTCCCGTACCAGAAAGGCCATTGATTTTATACCTAACAGTAACCGAAACAGCAATGGGATGTGTGCTTGGGCAACaggatgaaaccggaaggaaggaaagggcCATTTATTACCTAAGCAAGAAGTTCACGGAATATGAGTCTAGGTATACTGTGATTGAGAAGCTGTGGCTGCGCACTAGCATGGGCTACAAAGAATTACGTCAGTATAT TGTATATGACAAAGGAGAAAGCCGTCGAAAGGGAGTGTTATTGCTTGATCACCTGGCTGACCatgctatggaagattatgagccgTTAAACTTTGACTTTCCCGATGAAGATGTGTTTGCAATTCGAGGAAGAGAAATCAGATTGGTGGGttatgtactttga